A genomic window from Agrobacterium tumefaciens includes:
- the fhuB gene encoding Fe(3+)-hydroxamate ABC transporter permease FhuB has product MTARPLQFLFGLVFVLALGLSLHAGLLRLPLGAWPALPFDATSMSMDQVIFAFSLMPRVAVAILAGAMLGLSGALFQQLLRNPIADPSTLGISAGAQLAIVTATLFFPSVLDGNRALVALTGAAVAAGVVFLLGWRRSFEPVTMVVSGLLVGITAASASAALTLAQGEYLMSLVVWNGGSLSQQDWSNAFLLAVQLFLGLVLTGLLIRPLTVLGLGDSGARSLGVSLFSIRLAVAAVAVMLAAFVAAAVGLVSFIGLAAPALTRALGVRRASSVLFVSPLLGGLLLWFCDGLVQLLASTTAEVFPTGAVTALIGGPLLLWLLPKIRPTDVHRGEGVELAIRRRLAALLPMLVVMAGLVFAAIAIGKGPDGWTVLKAGDLQSLLPFRWPRLVAAMAAGGLLAMAGALLQRLTGNPMASPEVIGVSGGAGLGFAAAITIFPAAGLFELFVGAGIGSAVVMILVLFFSVRRHLAPEKILLAGIAISSLCSAVLSALLAIGDQRAWQILAWLSGSGSTATPVSAIFLGVLSIVLLAGALSVTRWLTILPLGRDVPLSLGLPLGAARIAVIAVAGIATGAASLLVGPLSFVGLMAPHIALRAGFTTPRDHLLASFLFGAVLMALSDLGARTMTFPYELPLGLFAALAGAPYLIWLSGRR; this is encoded by the coding sequence GTGACGGCGCGGCCTCTCCAGTTTCTTTTCGGGCTGGTCTTTGTTCTGGCCCTGGGGCTTTCCCTGCATGCCGGGTTGCTGCGGCTGCCTCTTGGCGCATGGCCGGCTTTGCCGTTTGACGCCACGTCCATGTCGATGGATCAGGTGATTTTCGCCTTCAGCCTGATGCCGCGTGTGGCCGTCGCCATTCTGGCGGGGGCGATGCTGGGGTTGTCGGGTGCGCTTTTCCAGCAATTGCTGCGCAATCCGATCGCCGATCCCTCCACCCTCGGCATCTCTGCCGGCGCTCAACTGGCAATCGTCACCGCAACCCTGTTTTTTCCTTCGGTGCTGGATGGTAACCGTGCTTTGGTGGCCCTGACAGGCGCTGCCGTCGCGGCGGGTGTGGTATTTCTTCTCGGTTGGCGGCGATCCTTCGAGCCGGTGACCATGGTGGTGTCCGGGTTGCTGGTCGGCATCACCGCTGCCTCAGCCTCTGCAGCCCTGACGCTTGCGCAGGGTGAATATCTGATGTCGCTGGTCGTCTGGAACGGCGGTTCGCTCAGCCAGCAGGACTGGTCGAACGCCTTTCTGCTTGCCGTCCAACTTTTCCTGGGCCTGGTTCTCACCGGATTGCTGATAAGGCCGCTCACGGTTCTTGGCCTTGGCGATTCCGGTGCGCGATCGCTTGGTGTGTCGCTGTTTTCGATCCGGCTGGCGGTCGCGGCCGTCGCAGTCATGCTGGCTGCTTTCGTTGCCGCGGCGGTTGGCCTTGTCAGCTTCATCGGCCTTGCCGCGCCGGCGCTCACCCGGGCGCTTGGCGTGCGGCGAGCATCTTCCGTGCTGTTTGTTTCGCCGCTTCTGGGCGGTCTGCTGCTCTGGTTCTGCGACGGTCTCGTGCAGCTTCTGGCGAGCACGACGGCCGAGGTTTTCCCGACTGGTGCGGTGACGGCCCTGATCGGCGGGCCGCTGCTTCTGTGGCTGCTTCCCAAAATCCGGCCGACCGATGTGCATCGCGGCGAAGGTGTCGAGCTTGCGATAAGACGCCGGCTCGCGGCGCTGCTGCCAATGCTTGTCGTCATGGCGGGGCTGGTTTTTGCGGCGATTGCCATTGGCAAGGGGCCTGATGGCTGGACGGTGCTGAAGGCCGGTGATCTGCAAAGCCTGCTGCCGTTCCGCTGGCCGCGGCTGGTGGCTGCCATGGCCGCTGGCGGTCTTCTGGCCATGGCGGGTGCGCTGCTCCAGCGGCTCACCGGCAATCCCATGGCAAGCCCGGAGGTGATCGGCGTCAGCGGCGGTGCAGGCCTCGGTTTTGCCGCCGCCATCACGATTTTTCCGGCGGCCGGTCTTTTCGAACTGTTCGTTGGCGCCGGCATCGGCTCGGCCGTGGTCATGATCCTCGTGCTGTTCTTTTCGGTGCGCCGGCATCTGGCACCAGAAAAAATACTGCTCGCCGGCATCGCCATCAGTTCGCTTTGCTCGGCGGTGCTCTCGGCGCTGCTTGCCATTGGCGACCAGCGCGCCTGGCAAATTCTCGCCTGGCTCAGCGGCTCGGGTTCAACGGCGACGCCCGTTTCGGCGATCTTTCTTGGGGTGCTTTCCATCGTGCTGCTTGCGGGTGCGCTTTCGGTGACGCGCTGGCTGACGATCCTGCCGCTCGGCAGGGATGTGCCGCTCTCGCTCGGTCTGCCGCTTGGTGCTGCGCGCATCGCCGTCATTGCGGTGGCAGGCATTGCCACGGGGGCTGCCTCGCTGCTGGTTGGTCCCCTGAGTTTCGTCGGGTTGATGGCGCCGCATATTGCGCTTCGTGCGGGTTTCACCACGCCGCGCGACCATCTGCTCGCCTCGTTCCTGTTCGGCGCGGTGCTGATGGCGCTTTCAGACCTCGGGGCGAGGACCATGACCTTTCCTTATGAACTGCCGCTCGGCCTTTTTGCGGCTCTTGCCGGTGCGCCCTACCTGATCTGGCTTTCAGGCAGGCGCTGA
- a CDS encoding ATP-binding cassette domain-containing protein encodes MGQAALAVNYDDIPLFSLEKVTMEVPGRTLLHPLTASFPTGKTIGLIGHNGSGKSTLLKILARIQEPTAGSVSFEGKALGNWGNREFARKLAYLPQYTPAASGMLAKELVALGRYPWHGALGQFTRADQDKVDEAIELTDTVAFRDRLVDTLSGGERQRVWLAMLVAQNAESLLLDEPISALDMAHQLEVLSLVQRLSREKGLGVIVVLHDVNMAARFCDEIVALHSGNLIARGTPEEIMTPETLERIYGVRMDVMTHAATGLPVALPL; translated from the coding sequence ATGGGTCAGGCTGCACTTGCCGTCAATTATGACGATATCCCGCTTTTTTCACTGGAAAAAGTGACGATGGAGGTGCCGGGCAGGACATTGCTGCATCCTCTGACGGCAAGCTTTCCGACCGGCAAGACGATCGGCCTGATCGGCCATAACGGTTCCGGAAAATCCACGCTGCTCAAGATTCTCGCACGCATTCAGGAGCCGACGGCGGGTAGCGTCTCATTTGAGGGAAAGGCGCTCGGAAACTGGGGCAATCGCGAATTTGCGCGAAAGCTGGCCTATCTGCCGCAATATACGCCGGCCGCCTCCGGCATGCTGGCCAAGGAACTGGTGGCACTTGGCCGCTACCCCTGGCATGGCGCGCTTGGCCAGTTCACCCGGGCGGATCAGGACAAGGTGGACGAGGCCATCGAGCTGACCGATACGGTGGCCTTCAGGGACCGGCTGGTGGACACGCTTTCAGGCGGTGAGCGCCAGCGCGTATGGCTGGCAATGCTGGTTGCCCAGAACGCTGAAAGCCTGCTTCTGGACGAGCCCATTTCGGCGCTCGACATGGCGCACCAGCTCGAGGTTCTCTCCCTGGTGCAGAGACTGTCGCGGGAAAAGGGTCTCGGCGTCATCGTGGTGCTGCATGATGTCAACATGGCGGCGCGGTTCTGCGACGAGATCGTCGCGCTCCATTCCGGAAATCTGATTGCAAGGGGAACGCCTGAAGAGATCATGACGCCGGAGACGCTGGAGCGGATTTATGGTGTGCGCATGGATGTCATGACCCATGCCGCAACCGGCCTTCCCGTCGCTTTGCCGCTTTAA
- a CDS encoding DUF992 domain-containing protein yields the protein MKKAVAVTFAALTMGFGGTVSALAADLARYEPAPQEQDDRNGVKIGYLTCDIGGGVGYVIGSAKELDCTFQSTLGARRTDHYTGAIRKMGVDLGFTTQGRLVWAVFAPTAGYHRGSLGGLYQGATAEVTVGLGVGTNVLVGGTSGSIQLQTVSVTGQVGLNLAATGTSVTLTAMN from the coding sequence ATGAAAAAGGCTGTTGCCGTAACTTTTGCCGCATTGACGATGGGCTTCGGCGGAACCGTTTCCGCACTTGCTGCCGACCTTGCAAGATATGAACCGGCTCCGCAGGAGCAGGACGACCGCAACGGCGTCAAGATCGGTTACCTTACCTGCGATATCGGTGGTGGCGTCGGTTACGTGATCGGCTCGGCCAAGGAACTGGATTGCACCTTCCAGTCTACGCTGGGCGCTCGCCGCACCGACCATTACACCGGCGCGATCCGCAAGATGGGCGTCGACCTTGGCTTCACCACGCAGGGCCGTCTGGTCTGGGCTGTTTTCGCCCCGACGGCTGGTTACCACCGCGGCTCGCTCGGCGGCCTTTATCAGGGCGCAACGGCTGAAGTCACCGTCGGTCTCGGCGTCGGCACCAACGTTCTCGTTGGCGGCACGTCCGGCTCCATCCAGCTGCAGACGGTCAGCGTGACGGGTCAGGTTGGCCTCAACCTTGCCGCCACCGGCACCTCGGTGACGCTGACGGCCATGAACTGA
- a CDS encoding cytochrome c family protein → MRIMISTFKSVAAVTACSFLLATAAFAEGDAAHGEKVFSRCSTCHSVDTPRTRMGPHLMGVVGRPMASVADYGHYSQALKDAGAAGRVWSEDELQKFIASPKKAIPGNAMRFFGLWSETDIADLIAYLKTHPMPQ, encoded by the coding sequence ATGCGGATCATGATTTCCACATTCAAAAGTGTCGCGGCGGTCACCGCCTGTTCTTTCCTTCTTGCGACAGCCGCTTTTGCCGAGGGCGATGCGGCCCATGGGGAAAAGGTCTTCAGCCGCTGTTCCACCTGTCACAGTGTCGACACCCCGCGCACTCGCATGGGCCCGCATCTGATGGGTGTCGTCGGCAGGCCGATGGCTTCCGTGGCCGATTACGGTCATTATTCGCAGGCGCTGAAAGATGCCGGTGCGGCTGGCCGGGTGTGGTCGGAGGATGAACTGCAAAAATTCATCGCCAGCCCGAAGAAGGCGATACCGGGAAATGCGATGCGTTTTTTTGGACTCTGGAGCGAGACGGATATTGCGGATCTGATCGCCTATCTGAAAACGCACCCCATGCCGCAATAG
- the recX gene encoding recombination regulator RecX has translation MNDDSSPFLTDDMAVDGDAPAIEPTSRMLSWARNSALYRLEQRMMTEKQLRDAIMRKAREKFEDISPAQVKALGEFAVTFAYGIKALDDTAYAEIAVRSGQRSGKSKRGLAQKLQAKGIARETAAVALEETDDLVAAVIFARKRAFGPFRRVELDEKRKAKEFSAFARNGFSFEIGAKVMAMTFEEAEEVIAEAPL, from the coding sequence ATGAACGACGATTCCAGCCCCTTCCTGACCGACGATATGGCCGTGGACGGCGACGCGCCGGCCATTGAACCCACCAGCCGCATGCTGTCCTGGGCGCGCAATTCCGCTCTTTACCGGCTGGAACAGCGCATGATGACGGAAAAGCAGCTGCGCGACGCCATCATGCGCAAGGCGCGGGAAAAATTCGAGGATATCAGCCCGGCACAGGTGAAGGCGCTTGGCGAATTTGCCGTGACCTTCGCTTATGGCATCAAGGCGCTCGACGACACCGCCTATGCGGAAATCGCCGTGCGGAGTGGCCAGCGCAGCGGCAAGTCGAAACGCGGGCTCGCGCAGAAACTTCAGGCCAAGGGCATCGCACGGGAAACGGCCGCCGTTGCGCTTGAAGAGACCGATGATCTGGTCGCAGCCGTCATCTTCGCCCGCAAGCGCGCCTTCGGGCCGTTTCGTCGTGTCGAACTGGACGAGAAGCGCAAGGCCAAGGAATTCTCCGCCTTCGCCCGCAATGGCTTCAGCTTCGAGATCGGCGCGAAAGTCATGGCGATGACCTTCGAAGAAGCGGAAGAGGTTATCGCTGAAGCACCGCTCTGA
- a CDS encoding SMP-30/gluconolactonase/LRE family protein, which produces MTTDTTSPYEIHDDRFRHLIVGNAELEELYSGCRWAEGPVWFADLNCLLFSDIPNQRMLRWVPDGGISVFREPSNFTNGNTRDRQGRLVSCEHGGRRVTRTEVDGSITVLADSYGGKRLNSPNDVVVKSDGSVWFTDPTYGILSDYEGYKAEPEQKTRNVYRLDPATGEVTIAIDDFMQPNGLAFSPDETKLYVADSSYSHDVSRPRHIRVFDVVDGVKLTNGREFCNLDNGLPDGFRLDTAGNLWTSAGDGIHCFSPEGALLGKIKVPQTVANLTFGGPKKNRLFITATKSLYSVYVAATGAQTP; this is translated from the coding sequence ATGACCACAGACACGACCTCCCCTTACGAAATCCACGATGACCGCTTCCGCCATCTGATCGTCGGCAATGCCGAACTGGAAGAGCTTTATTCCGGCTGCCGCTGGGCCGAAGGCCCGGTGTGGTTTGCCGATCTGAACTGCCTGCTGTTCAGCGATATTCCCAATCAGCGCATGCTGCGCTGGGTGCCGGATGGCGGAATCTCGGTGTTCCGCGAACCCTCCAACTTCACCAATGGCAATACCCGCGACAGGCAGGGACGGCTCGTTTCCTGCGAACATGGCGGGCGCCGCGTCACCCGTACCGAAGTGGACGGCTCGATCACGGTTCTCGCCGACAGCTACGGCGGCAAGCGGCTGAACTCACCCAATGACGTGGTGGTCAAATCCGATGGCAGCGTCTGGTTCACTGACCCGACCTACGGCATTCTTTCCGATTACGAGGGGTACAAGGCCGAGCCGGAACAGAAGACGCGCAATGTCTACCGGCTCGATCCCGCAACGGGAGAGGTTACGATCGCCATCGACGACTTCATGCAGCCGAACGGGCTTGCCTTTTCGCCTGATGAAACAAAGCTCTACGTCGCCGACAGTTCCTACAGCCACGATGTCTCCCGCCCCCGCCATATCCGCGTCTTCGATGTGGTGGATGGCGTAAAGCTCACCAACGGCCGGGAATTCTGCAACCTCGACAATGGCCTGCCGGACGGCTTCCGTCTGGATACTGCCGGCAACCTGTGGACCAGCGCCGGCGACGGCATTCACTGCTTTTCCCCCGAAGGAGCGCTCCTCGGTAAGATCAAGGTGCCGCAGACGGTCGCGAACCTCACCTTCGGCGGCCCGAAAAAGAACCGCCTGTTCATCACCGCGACGAAATCGCTTTACTCGGTCTATGTCGCCGCAACCGGCGCGCAAACACCTTGA
- a CDS encoding ABC transporter permease, whose translation MNGLSSLTRKPWIWSFAATIAVWIVTVLFTGGASSFGLSHAALTFAAFSVIVGIGQMFVITLGPGNIDLCVPATMTLSGTLALKFMDVSDGLILPGLLIAILIGIAIGIGNYALIKLLRIPPIIATLSMSFIVQSIAIWSNRGLRIKPPETLATFATSSFFGIPNVALVALLLSVIAWLLLDRSFYGRWISAIGQSTFAARMTGIPVDGARFVTYVLCAVLAAIAGYLLASFSGGAALNMGSEYLLMSIAVVVIGGTAVAGGDSNVPGIWGASLFMFLVVSMLNTYGFGAGIRLILTGLIIISVILLASGPKATR comes from the coding sequence ATGAACGGGCTCTCTTCCCTCACCAGAAAACCATGGATCTGGTCTTTTGCCGCAACGATTGCGGTCTGGATCGTCACCGTGCTCTTCACCGGCGGCGCAAGCTCCTTCGGCCTGTCGCATGCCGCCCTCACCTTCGCGGCCTTTTCGGTCATCGTCGGCATTGGCCAGATGTTCGTCATCACGCTCGGGCCGGGCAATATCGACCTCTGCGTTCCCGCCACGATGACGCTGTCAGGCACGCTGGCCTTGAAATTCATGGATGTGTCCGACGGTCTCATCCTGCCCGGACTGCTGATCGCCATTCTGATCGGCATCGCCATCGGCATCGGCAATTATGCGCTGATCAAGCTCCTGCGCATCCCGCCGATCATCGCGACGCTCTCCATGAGCTTCATCGTGCAGTCCATCGCCATCTGGTCGAACCGCGGCCTGCGCATCAAGCCGCCGGAAACATTGGCCACATTCGCCACGTCAAGTTTCTTCGGCATTCCGAACGTCGCCCTCGTGGCCCTGCTGCTGTCCGTCATCGCCTGGCTGCTGCTCGACCGCTCGTTTTACGGTCGCTGGATTTCCGCCATCGGCCAGAGCACCTTCGCCGCTCGCATGACCGGTATTCCCGTGGACGGCGCACGTTTCGTCACCTATGTGCTCTGCGCGGTGCTGGCGGCGATTGCCGGTTATCTGCTCGCCAGCTTTTCCGGCGGGGCGGCGCTCAATATGGGCTCGGAATATCTGCTGATGTCCATCGCCGTCGTCGTCATCGGAGGAACGGCGGTGGCGGGCGGCGATTCCAACGTTCCCGGCATATGGGGGGCATCGCTCTTCATGTTCCTGGTGGTGTCGATGCTGAACACCTATGGTTTCGGCGCCGGCATCCGCCTCATCCTCACCGGCCTCATCATCATCTCCGTCATTCTTCTGGCAAGCGGCCCCAAGGCCACGCGCTGA
- a CDS encoding ABC transporter permease — MKLSANALRLIIPAASLAFLLAAVFYMQPRAMSYTGMNLLFNLAVPIALATIAQMLIMSVNDLDLSMGTFVSFCACVTATFLQTTPILGIAIFAGAIAVYALLGAIIHIRALPSIVVTLGMSFVWGGLAVLILPSPGGQAPAFIRALMTAKPPFVPIAIVASIVIAVVAHYIVMRSSFGVLMRGVGGNFRSVERSGWSVVGIRAATFALAGFFAVLSGIALVGLTTSADANIALRYTLLSIAGVILGGGEFVGGRVSPIGAVIGALTLTLAGSFLSFMRISPDWQIGAQGAILIIVLALRILLNRLEKREKNQ, encoded by the coding sequence ATGAAACTCTCGGCAAACGCGCTCCGCCTCATCATTCCCGCCGCCTCGCTCGCCTTCCTGCTCGCCGCCGTCTTCTACATGCAGCCGCGCGCCATGAGCTATACCGGCATGAACCTGCTGTTCAATCTGGCGGTGCCGATTGCGCTCGCCACCATTGCGCAGATGCTGATCATGTCGGTCAACGATCTCGATCTGTCGATGGGCACCTTCGTCAGTTTCTGCGCCTGTGTGACCGCCACTTTCCTGCAAACCACGCCGATCCTCGGCATTGCGATCTTTGCCGGTGCGATTGCGGTTTACGCATTGCTGGGCGCCATCATCCATATCCGCGCCCTGCCCTCCATCGTCGTCACGCTCGGCATGAGCTTCGTCTGGGGCGGTCTCGCCGTTCTCATTCTCCCCTCGCCCGGCGGCCAGGCCCCCGCCTTCATCCGAGCGCTGATGACGGCAAAACCGCCTTTCGTGCCGATCGCCATCGTCGCCAGCATCGTGATCGCGGTCGTCGCCCACTACATCGTCATGCGCTCTTCCTTCGGCGTGCTGATGCGCGGGGTCGGCGGCAATTTCCGTTCGGTCGAGCGCTCCGGCTGGTCGGTCGTCGGCATCCGCGCCGCCACCTTTGCGCTGGCCGGTTTCTTCGCGGTGCTGTCCGGTATCGCCCTTGTCGGGCTGACGACATCGGCCGACGCCAACATCGCGCTGCGCTACACGCTGCTCTCGATTGCCGGTGTCATCCTCGGCGGCGGCGAATTCGTCGGCGGAAGGGTATCGCCTATCGGCGCGGTCATCGGCGCACTGACGCTGACGCTCGCCGGTTCGTTCCTCTCCTTCATGCGCATTTCACCCGACTGGCAGATCGGCGCGCAGGGGGCGATCCTCATCATCGTGCTGGCGCTGCGCATTCTGCTCAACCGTCTTGAAAAGCGGGAGAAAAACCAATGA
- a CDS encoding sugar ABC transporter ATP-binding protein, translating to MNDIIEAEEVVAARGVKVVFGAVRALDGADLVIRAGECLGLVGHNGAGKSTIVNVINGGLTPHGGSVSYGGNENRHGIAAARANGVRCVFQELSLCPNLTISENVRIMHAATGGRNWRDRALTTIRQTLDEIFPGHGIDCELTIAELSIAERQMVEIAINFCRIPHAPRLVILDEPTSSLDAGLAEQLMDYVRRFVREGGSVLLISHILGEILSTATRIVVMKDGRVVADRKAADFTTRSLVEAMGSVVKEQDRRRGESRKAGEKVLSMPARRGEGLAFEAFRGEIVGLAGLGGHGQTEALLDLYLARNNSWLPARKTDLAFVAGDRSLNGTFPLWSILKNLSIASLRDISAAGMVDRGRETELGAQWKKRIEIRTPDMGNKILSLSGGNQQKVLFARALATTASTVLMDDPMRGVDIGTKQEVYDILRTEASHGRTFIWYSTEMDEIRLCDRVYVFRDGAIQAELVGDDITEQNVLAASFAGEDHA from the coding sequence ATGAATGACATCATCGAGGCGGAAGAAGTCGTCGCTGCGCGCGGCGTCAAGGTCGTGTTCGGCGCGGTAAGGGCGCTGGATGGGGCCGATCTCGTCATCCGCGCTGGGGAATGCCTCGGGCTCGTCGGCCATAACGGCGCGGGAAAGTCCACCATCGTCAACGTCATCAATGGCGGGCTGACGCCGCATGGGGGTTCCGTTTCCTATGGCGGCAACGAAAACCGCCACGGCATTGCCGCCGCGCGCGCGAACGGCGTTCGCTGCGTGTTTCAGGAACTGTCGCTTTGCCCGAACCTGACGATCAGCGAAAATGTCCGCATCATGCATGCCGCCACGGGTGGGCGAAACTGGCGCGACCGTGCGCTGACGACGATCCGCCAGACACTGGATGAAATTTTCCCCGGCCACGGCATCGATTGCGAGCTGACCATCGCCGAACTTTCCATCGCCGAACGGCAGATGGTGGAAATCGCCATCAATTTCTGCCGCATACCGCACGCGCCGAGACTGGTGATCCTCGATGAACCCACCTCTTCGCTGGATGCCGGTCTCGCCGAGCAACTGATGGATTATGTCCGCCGTTTCGTGCGTGAGGGCGGCTCGGTTCTGCTGATCTCGCATATTCTCGGCGAAATTCTTTCGACGGCCACCCGTATCGTGGTGATGAAGGATGGCCGGGTGGTTGCCGACCGGAAGGCAGCCGACTTCACCACCCGCTCGCTGGTTGAGGCCATGGGCAGCGTCGTCAAGGAACAGGACAGGCGGCGGGGTGAAAGCCGCAAGGCAGGCGAGAAGGTGCTTTCCATGCCGGCACGCCGGGGCGAAGGCCTTGCCTTCGAAGCCTTTCGCGGCGAGATCGTCGGCCTTGCCGGTCTCGGCGGCCATGGCCAGACCGAAGCGCTTCTCGATCTTTATCTTGCCCGCAACAATAGCTGGCTGCCCGCGCGCAAGACCGATCTCGCCTTCGTGGCGGGCGACCGCAGCCTGAACGGCACTTTTCCGCTGTGGAGCATCCTCAAAAACCTGTCCATCGCCTCGCTCAGGGATATTTCAGCCGCAGGGATGGTGGACAGGGGCAGGGAAACCGAGCTTGGGGCGCAATGGAAAAAGCGTATCGAAATCCGCACGCCCGACATGGGCAACAAGATCCTTTCGCTTTCCGGCGGCAACCAGCAGAAGGTGCTTTTCGCCCGCGCGCTCGCCACCACCGCCAGCACCGTTTTGATGGACGACCCGATGCGCGGCGTCGATATCGGCACCAAACAGGAGGTCTATGACATCTTGAGAACCGAAGCCTCCCACGGCCGCACCTTCATCTGGTACTCCACCGAAATGGACGAAATCCGTCTCTGCGACCGGGTCTATGTGTTCCGCGACGGCGCCATCCAGGCGGAACTCGTCGGCGACGATATTACCGAGCAGAATGTGCTGGCGGCCTCCTTTGCCGGAGAAGACCACGCATGA
- a CDS encoding ABC transporter substrate-binding protein codes for MAFRKMLLASAAVACAALPITAHADTSAKKIALSNNYAGNSWRQAMLTSWDKITKQAVADKQVAAADAFTTAENQATEQAAQIQNLILQGYDAIVINAASPTALNGAVKEACDAGITVVSFDGIVTEPCAWRIAVDFKAMGESQIDYLAKAMPKGGNLLEIRGLAGVSVDDEIHAGIAAGVAKNPQFKIVGSVNGDWAQDVAQRAVAGILPSLPEVAAVVTQGGDGYGAAQAFAAAKRPTPTIVMGNREDELQWWKQQKDASGYETMSVSIAPGVSTLAFWVAQQILDGKDVKKDLTVPFLRIDQANLEENLKTTQKGGVANVEYSQEDAQKAIASAK; via the coding sequence ATGGCTTTCAGGAAGATGCTTCTGGCATCGGCCGCTGTCGCATGCGCAGCTTTGCCGATCACCGCTCATGCCGATACGTCGGCCAAAAAAATCGCGCTTTCAAACAATTATGCCGGTAATTCCTGGCGTCAGGCAATGCTGACGAGCTGGGACAAGATCACCAAGCAGGCGGTTGCAGACAAGCAGGTCGCCGCCGCTGACGCCTTCACGACTGCCGAAAACCAGGCGACCGAACAGGCCGCGCAGATCCAGAACCTCATTCTTCAGGGTTACGACGCCATCGTCATCAATGCCGCTTCGCCGACCGCGCTTAACGGCGCGGTGAAGGAAGCCTGCGATGCCGGCATCACCGTCGTATCCTTCGACGGCATCGTAACCGAGCCCTGTGCGTGGCGCATCGCGGTCGATTTCAAGGCGATGGGCGAAAGCCAGATCGACTATCTCGCCAAGGCCATGCCGAAGGGTGGAAACCTGCTCGAAATTCGCGGCCTTGCGGGTGTTTCGGTGGATGATGAGATCCACGCCGGCATCGCCGCGGGCGTTGCCAAGAACCCGCAGTTCAAGATCGTCGGTTCCGTCAATGGCGACTGGGCGCAGGATGTGGCGCAGCGCGCCGTCGCCGGCATCCTGCCGAGCCTTCCGGAAGTCGCGGCCGTCGTGACGCAGGGCGGCGACGGTTACGGCGCGGCACAGGCTTTTGCCGCCGCCAAGCGCCCGACACCCACCATCGTCATGGGCAACCGCGAAGACGAGCTGCAATGGTGGAAGCAGCAGAAGGACGCAAGCGGTTACGAGACCATGTCCGTCTCCATCGCTCCCGGCGTCTCGACGCTGGCTTTCTGGGTGGCGCAGCAAATCCTCGACGGCAAGGATGTGAAGAAGGACCTGACCGTGCCCTTCCTGCGCATCGATCAGGCCAATCTCGAGGAAAACCTGAAGACGACCCAGAAGGGCGGCGTGGCGAATGTGGAATATTCGCAGGAAGACGCCCAGAAGGCCATCGCATCGGCCAAATAG